The following proteins are co-located in the Desulfatitalea tepidiphila genome:
- a CDS encoding SDR family oxidoreductase: protein MVDIPTTIKNRELVERRRRQIILAGIKLFASHGFHKTTLKDLAEEAGLSYGNIYDYVGSKEDIFFLIHDFLAGSAMEILNRSIEDIQDPVEKLRRMIHSEFNLMDQWADALLLIYQESHILKGTFLKKLLEKERAHLEMFESVLNECMARGQMPPCNLRLASNLIKSMIDAWTIKRWDLRGHSTRLEAEHSIMDIISHGLLAPVKGVPASGPDTGSLMGKTALMVNAGTLLGQAVCSDLTARGVRVIAQVNRHDARLQSSTGMQTGAVCEPVLLVDDTDGLTATRIDRIENEFGPVDIYLHDLGVGTTDMPDAPVMKEAADDFGNNLRLAQDLASCFKHRMGERGLGRIVYIAPWAWDAYTDAVRFEVVKAGAVALTRSLSRQLAAASVNVNCIVPGYIRGVRPLKIEKALGRKLLEEIPSGRLGEISDVLETVLFTIRDASKYLTGQVFHVTGGQ from the coding sequence TTGGTTGACATTCCCACCACCATTAAAAACAGGGAACTGGTCGAACGCCGCCGCCGCCAGATCATCCTGGCGGGCATCAAGCTTTTCGCCAGCCATGGCTTTCACAAAACCACCTTAAAGGATCTGGCCGAAGAGGCAGGCCTGAGCTATGGCAACATCTACGACTATGTGGGCAGCAAGGAAGATATCTTCTTTCTGATCCATGATTTTCTGGCCGGCTCGGCCATGGAGATTCTCAATCGGAGCATCGAGGATATCCAGGATCCCGTCGAAAAGCTGCGCCGCATGATCCACAGCGAGTTCAACCTCATGGATCAATGGGCCGATGCCTTGCTGCTGATCTATCAGGAAAGCCACATCCTGAAAGGCACCTTTCTGAAAAAGCTTCTCGAGAAGGAGCGGGCCCACCTGGAAATGTTCGAAAGCGTCCTGAACGAATGCATGGCCCGGGGACAGATGCCGCCGTGCAATTTGCGACTGGCGTCCAACCTGATCAAATCGATGATCGACGCCTGGACCATCAAACGATGGGACCTGCGAGGCCATTCGACCCGGCTCGAAGCGGAACACAGCATTATGGATATCATTTCCCACGGCCTGCTGGCACCGGTGAAAGGGGTTCCGGCGTCCGGCCCCGACACCGGCTCGCTGATGGGGAAAACGGCATTGATGGTCAACGCGGGAACCCTGTTGGGGCAGGCCGTCTGCAGCGATCTCACAGCCCGCGGGGTACGGGTGATCGCCCAAGTCAACCGGCACGACGCCCGGCTGCAGTCGTCCACCGGCATGCAGACCGGCGCTGTTTGCGAGCCGGTGTTGCTCGTCGACGACACCGATGGTCTCACAGCGACACGCATCGACCGCATCGAAAATGAGTTCGGCCCTGTGGATATCTACCTGCACGACCTGGGTGTCGGCACGACCGACATGCCCGACGCGCCGGTCATGAAGGAAGCCGCGGATGATTTTGGGAACAATTTGCGTCTGGCCCAGGATCTTGCGTCCTGTTTTAAGCACCGAATGGGCGAAAGAGGCTTGGGACGCATCGTCTATATCGCGCCCTGGGCCTGGGACGCATATACCGATGCGGTTCGCTTCGAAGTGGTCAAGGCCGGCGCGGTCGCCTTGACCAGGTCCCTGTCGCGCCAACTGGCGGCAGCCTCTGTCAATGTCAACTGCATCGTCCCGGGCTATATTCGAGGCGTAAGGCCCCTGAAAATTGAAAAAGCCCTCGGGAGGAAACTTCTGGAAGAAATTCCTTCGGGTCGTCTCGGAGAAATCTCCGACGTTCTCGAAACGGTCTTGTTCACGATCCGCGATGCATCCAAATACCTCACCGGCCAGGTGTTTCATGTGACCGGCGGACAATAA
- a CDS encoding metal-dependent hydrolase, which translates to MDSVTQIALGAALGEAVLGKQIGRRGLLWGGVLGLFPDLDILIPFGDAVKNFTYHRGFSHSMFVLTALTPLFVWIALRLHPQTIQYRRRWSALVFLALMTHILLDCLTVYGTQIFWPLPTPPVMWSSIFIIDPLYSLPLIGGVLAALLLRRTSLKGHTVNAICLVISTLYLAWSVGAKLHVNHIVTQSLERKAIAYERFLTVPAPFNTVLWRVLVMVDDGYYEGFYSLLDKTGDIPFTHYPSNGKLLERLEEHWPVQRLQWFTHGFYSVKELDGAIVLSDLRMGLEPDYFFQFKVGEIGNPHPVPTQSARIRADRRLDRLAWVWKRIWDPGVLIP; encoded by the coding sequence ATGGATTCAGTCACCCAAATAGCGCTGGGAGCGGCCCTGGGCGAAGCCGTCCTGGGAAAACAAATCGGCAGACGTGGCCTTTTGTGGGGTGGCGTGCTGGGCTTGTTTCCTGACCTGGACATCCTGATACCGTTTGGCGATGCGGTAAAAAACTTTACCTATCACCGGGGCTTCAGCCATTCGATGTTTGTGCTGACCGCCCTGACGCCGCTTTTTGTATGGATCGCGCTTAGATTGCACCCGCAAACGATTCAATATCGCAGAAGATGGTCTGCTCTGGTTTTCCTGGCACTGATGACACATATTCTACTGGATTGTCTTACCGTTTATGGCACCCAGATATTCTGGCCGTTGCCCACACCGCCGGTCATGTGGTCCTCTATTTTCATCATCGATCCGCTGTATTCTCTGCCCTTGATTGGCGGCGTGCTGGCGGCACTCTTGTTGCGTCGAACGAGTTTGAAGGGCCATACGGTCAATGCCATCTGCCTCGTGATCAGCACCCTTTACCTTGCATGGAGCGTTGGTGCCAAGCTGCATGTCAATCACATCGTCACGCAATCTCTGGAACGAAAAGCCATTGCATATGAACGGTTTTTAACGGTTCCCGCGCCGTTCAACACCGTGCTGTGGCGCGTCCTGGTGATGGTCGACGACGGCTATTATGAAGGATTCTATTCTCTGCTCGATAAAACCGGGGATATCCCCTTCACACACTATCCCAGCAACGGCAAGCTATTGGAGCGTCTCGAAGAACACTGGCCGGTCCAACGCCTGCAGTGGTTTACGCATGGTTTTTATTCGGTGAAAGAGCTCGATGGGGCCATTGTCCTATCGGATTTGAGGATGGGGCTGGAACCGGATTATTTCTTCCAATTCAAAGTCGGAGAAATTGGAAATCCGCACCCTGTCCCCACCCAGAGCGCTCGGATCCGCGCCGATCGGAGATTGGACAGGTTAGCTTGGGTCTGGAAGCGAATATGGGACCCCGGCGTACTGATCCCATAG
- a CDS encoding efflux transporter outer membrane subunit, whose protein sequence is MRDAFILILVLVLTACTVGPDYKRPEVAVPQQWTIDYPAAVELSNMAWWRQFDDPALDELVERAVRQNLDLQAAAARVDQYLGELETTRSQFFPQIGAGANLSAQRSGGISSDAAQVGLNATWELDLWGRIRRANEASRARLLASEQGRRTVLMTLVANVAANYIALRGLDRQLSIARQTENAFSESYEIFKLRYEYGAISQLELSQARSLYESARKAVPRYESLIRQQENLLSVLIGQLPGEIPRGREIDDLPAPQIPAGLPSTLLERRPDILQAEQNLVAANAQIGVARAAYFPTISLTGLLGSVSGDLGGLLSGGSQSSSLAAGIAGPLLNFGAVSGQVAQSEALQQQALLQYRQTVLEAFREVEDALVRTTKGREESVVQKNQVDALTSTAELARLQFDQGRVDYLQVLDAERSLFSAELEMVQKEIDLLGSLISVYKAMGGGWIAQADRLGSHTGTNSGTESQPTTQGGAQ, encoded by the coding sequence ATGCGTGATGCTTTCATCCTCATCCTGGTGCTGGTGCTGACGGCCTGCACGGTCGGTCCGGATTATAAACGGCCCGAGGTGGCGGTGCCGCAGCAGTGGACCATCGACTACCCGGCCGCCGTCGAACTTTCCAACATGGCCTGGTGGCGCCAGTTCGATGACCCGGCGTTGGACGAGTTGGTTGAGCGCGCCGTGCGCCAGAACCTGGATCTGCAAGCCGCTGCGGCCCGAGTCGATCAATACCTGGGCGAGTTGGAAACGACCCGCTCGCAGTTTTTCCCCCAAATCGGCGCAGGGGCCAATCTATCCGCACAGCGTTCAGGCGGTATTTCCAGCGACGCGGCCCAGGTCGGCCTCAACGCCACCTGGGAATTGGATTTATGGGGACGGATCCGGCGGGCCAATGAAGCGTCGCGTGCCAGGCTGCTGGCCAGCGAACAGGGCCGCCGGACCGTGCTGATGACACTGGTGGCCAATGTCGCTGCCAACTACATCGCGCTGCGGGGGCTCGACCGCCAGCTCTCCATCGCCCGCCAGACCGAGAACGCCTTCTCCGAAAGCTACGAGATCTTCAAGCTGAGATACGAATACGGCGCCATCAGTCAGTTGGAGCTCAGCCAGGCCCGCTCCCTGTACGAATCAGCCCGTAAAGCCGTTCCGCGCTACGAGTCGCTGATCCGCCAGCAGGAAAATCTATTGTCGGTGCTCATCGGCCAGTTGCCTGGAGAGATTCCGAGAGGAAGAGAGATCGACGATTTGCCGGCCCCCCAAATCCCGGCCGGCCTGCCCTCGACCCTTCTGGAGCGGCGCCCCGATATCCTCCAGGCCGAACAGAATCTCGTAGCAGCCAATGCCCAGATCGGTGTGGCCCGGGCCGCCTATTTCCCCACCATCAGTCTCACGGGGCTGCTGGGAAGTGTGAGCGGCGACCTGGGCGGCCTTCTCAGCGGCGGCTCGCAGAGTTCCTCACTGGCTGCCGGGATTGCGGGCCCCCTGCTCAATTTTGGAGCCGTCTCCGGGCAGGTGGCCCAAAGCGAAGCCCTGCAGCAACAGGCGCTGTTGCAGTATCGCCAGACCGTACTGGAGGCCTTTCGCGAGGTAGAGGATGCGCTGGTGAGAACCACCAAGGGCCGAGAAGAGTCCGTTGTCCAGAAGAATCAGGTCGATGCGCTGACCTCGACCGCCGAACTGGCACGCCTGCAGTTCGATCAGGGCAGGGTCGATTATCTTCAGGTGCTCGATGCGGAACGCTCGCTCTTTTCCGCCGAGCTTGAAATGGTCCAGAAAGAGATCGATCTCCTGGGGTCTCTGATATCTGTATACAAAGCCATGGGGGGCGGGTGGATCGCCCAGGCCGACCGCCTGGGATCACATACCGGTACAAACAGTGGGACTGAATCACAGCCCACAACGCAAGGAGGTGCACAATGA
- a CDS encoding TRAP transporter large permease, producing the protein MTLYVIGFMVVFLLVLASGIPVGFGLGILAFGILTAYMGFDSAMSTGVSKAYASLDTSTLVAIPLFILAAQLISETGMGKRLFDAAKTFMGRFRSGLGPATVVSSGVFSAMTGSSFVAASTMGLIAIPELRKARYSDAVIAAAISAGGSLGSVIPPSLVMIIYGYLTDESVGKLFMAGLIPGLVLILLYSFALSVVTNIGFARQRKKAAEGQTDMVKAQDNGSQSPAMAVEAPPMSRMTALKEAFWGLMAPVIILAGIYLGIFTASEAAAVAVVYCAAVGLWIYRTVTLKKLWTILMSSANISAMVAGVVIGGYVLGFSVVIGRIPQQILEFIVAQNFSSAFLFIVVNIILFIMGMFLESISLIYLAIPLLYPVVLHMGWDNIWFAVILLLNVNLGLITPPMGGVLFIISQIGAIHINTVIKGALLPVAVLLLLLGLLLFFPQMATWLPSLM; encoded by the coding sequence ATGACTCTCTACGTGATCGGGTTTATGGTAGTTTTTTTACTGGTGCTCGCCTCGGGAATTCCCGTGGGGTTCGGGCTGGGGATTCTGGCGTTCGGCATTTTGACGGCCTATATGGGTTTCGATTCGGCCATGTCCACCGGCGTTTCCAAGGCGTATGCCTCGCTGGATACCAGCACGCTGGTGGCCATACCGCTCTTCATACTGGCAGCCCAGCTGATTTCGGAAACCGGCATGGGAAAGCGCCTGTTCGACGCTGCCAAAACCTTCATGGGCCGTTTCCGTTCGGGACTCGGTCCGGCAACCGTGGTCAGCAGCGGCGTGTTCTCGGCCATGACCGGCTCCAGTTTCGTGGCCGCCTCCACCATGGGCCTGATTGCCATTCCCGAGCTGCGCAAAGCCCGCTATTCCGATGCGGTCATTGCGGCCGCTATCTCCGCGGGCGGATCACTGGGCAGCGTGATCCCGCCGAGCCTGGTCATGATCATCTACGGCTATCTCACCGACGAATCGGTGGGTAAACTCTTCATGGCCGGGCTGATACCCGGTCTGGTGCTGATCCTTCTCTACTCCTTCGCCCTTTCGGTGGTGACCAACATCGGTTTCGCGCGTCAGCGCAAAAAAGCAGCCGAAGGACAAACGGACATGGTGAAAGCCCAGGACAACGGATCCCAAAGCCCGGCCATGGCGGTGGAGGCGCCACCGATGTCCCGTATGACCGCTTTGAAAGAGGCGTTCTGGGGATTGATGGCACCGGTCATCATCCTGGCAGGCATCTATCTGGGGATTTTCACGGCATCGGAAGCCGCCGCCGTGGCCGTGGTCTATTGTGCGGCCGTAGGTTTGTGGATCTATCGCACCGTGACGCTCAAAAAACTGTGGACCATACTGATGTCGTCGGCCAACATTTCGGCCATGGTGGCCGGAGTGGTGATCGGCGGTTATGTTTTGGGCTTCAGCGTCGTGATTGGAAGAATACCGCAGCAGATTCTGGAATTCATCGTCGCCCAGAATTTTTCGTCCGCCTTCCTTTTCATCGTGGTCAATATCATCCTGTTCATCATGGGCATGTTTTTGGAAAGCATTTCGTTGATTTATCTGGCCATCCCGCTGTTGTACCCGGTCGTATTGCATATGGGGTGGGACAACATCTGGTTCGCCGTCATTCTTCTGCTCAACGTCAACCTGGGACTCATCACCCCGCCGATGGGAGGGGTTCTTTTCATTATCTCACAAATCGGGGCCATTCATATCAATACCGTCATCAAGGGCGCCTTGCTTCCGGTCGCCGTTTTGCTGCTATTGCTCGGACTGCTGCTTTTTTTCCCCCAAATGGCCACGTGGCTGCCGAGTCTGATGTGA
- a CDS encoding efflux RND transporter permease subunit gives MAGFFIDRPVFATVIAIVITLGGFLAMQATPVAQFPDIAPPTVQVAAFYPGATAEVIANTVAAPIEQQVNGVDGMMYMSSTSSSSGAMALTVTFEPGTDPDIAQVNVQNRVNQASAKLPEVVSRQGVNVEKRSQSFMMVISFFSPDDRYTTAYLANYTNLNILDAIKRIPGANLASMFPQPDVAMRIWLKPDRMAQLGITPQEISTAIGRQNRAFGIGQIGQAPITAGTQQSFVVTAQGMLTTPEQFDEIIVRAAPDGTALVTLKDVARAELGAKDYSIVSKINDRRAVAIVVYQQPGANAIQTSRQVRDLLAELTPNFPPGFTSRIVLDTSAFTQASINKVVTTFFEAVVLVILVVFIFLQSLRATIIPIIAVPVAIVGTYIGIKALGFSTNMLTLFGMILAIGLVVDDAIIVVENVEHNMAELGMPPMAATRKAMQELYGALVAIVLVLCSVFLPVAFLGGMTGTLYKQFAVTIAISMVISGVVALTLSPAMAARILKPGHGEKKGFFRWFENGFTRLTNVYVAGVRWLIGHPVIGMLLFAAVIAGTVFLFRIVPGSFVPQEDQGYILTANLMPDAASLERTVAASDKAVAILKSHPAMGDVAQIDGYSLIDGGVKENAGLAFAALKPMEERKGQQNSAFAVIADTGRQMAGLKETIAFPINPPSIPGLGTTGGFEFYIQNRGGHSAQDLQRVARLFMAKSRERAELSAVSSTFSAAQQQIFLDLDRQRAELLGVPVSTVFETLQTYFGSSAVGQFVEYGRIWQVILQADPQFRDSPADFAQIHVNTTGGDTIPLSAVARIQYVAGPNLLTRFNGFPAAKLTGSQAPGYSSGQAIAAMERVAREVLPEGYGFAWSGQAFEEKKAGGASAMAFVFGIVMVFLVLAAQYERWSLPLGVVLAVPFAVGGALLLTWLLKLQNDVYFQVGLVTLVGLAAKNAILIIEFASENLRSGMPTGEAAIEAARLRLRPIVMTSLAFILGCVPMALATGAGANSLRAIGTGVIGGMLASTVVASLFVPLFFVLLTRLSGTGKRSAPAAKDAEPSKEVASHA, from the coding sequence ATGGCAGGATTTTTTATCGACCGACCGGTTTTTGCGACGGTGATCGCCATCGTGATCACCCTGGGGGGTTTCCTGGCCATGCAGGCCACACCAGTAGCCCAGTTTCCGGACATTGCGCCGCCCACCGTTCAAGTGGCGGCGTTTTATCCCGGCGCCACGGCCGAAGTGATCGCCAATACCGTGGCAGCGCCCATCGAACAGCAGGTCAACGGGGTGGACGGCATGATGTACATGTCTTCCACAAGCTCCTCGTCCGGTGCCATGGCGCTCACCGTCACCTTCGAACCGGGCACCGACCCGGACATCGCCCAGGTCAACGTCCAGAACAGGGTCAATCAGGCTTCGGCCAAACTTCCCGAGGTGGTCAGCCGTCAGGGGGTCAACGTCGAAAAGCGCTCCCAGTCGTTCATGATGGTGATCAGCTTCTTCTCCCCCGACGATCGATACACCACCGCTTACCTGGCCAACTACACGAATCTCAACATCCTGGATGCCATCAAACGCATCCCCGGCGCCAATCTGGCCAGTATGTTTCCCCAGCCCGACGTGGCCATGCGAATCTGGCTCAAGCCCGACCGCATGGCCCAGCTGGGCATCACGCCCCAGGAGATCTCCACGGCCATCGGACGCCAGAACCGTGCTTTCGGTATCGGCCAGATCGGACAGGCGCCGATCACGGCGGGAACGCAGCAGAGCTTCGTGGTGACCGCCCAGGGGATGTTGACCACTCCCGAGCAGTTTGACGAGATAATCGTTCGCGCCGCACCCGACGGGACAGCCCTCGTCACATTGAAAGATGTGGCCCGTGCCGAGCTGGGTGCCAAGGACTACTCGATCGTTTCCAAGATCAACGACCGGCGGGCCGTGGCCATCGTGGTCTACCAGCAGCCCGGAGCGAATGCGATCCAGACGAGCCGGCAGGTGCGCGACCTGCTCGCGGAGCTGACACCCAACTTCCCGCCGGGATTTACGTCGCGCATCGTTCTGGACACCAGCGCCTTCACCCAGGCCTCGATCAACAAGGTGGTGACCACCTTCTTCGAAGCCGTCGTGCTGGTGATCCTGGTGGTCTTCATCTTCCTGCAGAGCCTGCGCGCCACGATCATTCCCATCATCGCGGTACCGGTGGCCATCGTGGGCACTTATATCGGCATCAAGGCGCTCGGTTTTTCCACCAATATGCTAACCCTGTTCGGAATGATACTGGCTATCGGGCTGGTGGTGGACGATGCCATCATTGTGGTGGAGAACGTGGAGCACAACATGGCGGAATTGGGCATGCCGCCCATGGCGGCCACGCGCAAGGCCATGCAGGAGCTCTACGGGGCCCTGGTGGCCATCGTGCTGGTGCTCTGCTCGGTCTTCCTGCCGGTGGCCTTCCTGGGAGGCATGACCGGGACCCTTTACAAACAGTTCGCCGTGACCATTGCCATTTCCATGGTCATATCCGGCGTGGTGGCCCTGACCCTCTCTCCGGCCATGGCGGCCCGCATCCTCAAACCGGGCCATGGCGAGAAAAAGGGATTTTTTCGCTGGTTTGAAAATGGATTCACGCGGCTGACCAATGTCTACGTGGCCGGCGTGCGCTGGCTGATCGGCCATCCGGTCATCGGCATGCTTCTCTTCGCTGCAGTCATCGCCGGCACGGTTTTTCTCTTCCGTATCGTGCCAGGCAGCTTCGTGCCCCAGGAAGACCAGGGGTATATTCTGACCGCCAACCTGATGCCCGATGCAGCCAGCCTTGAACGCACGGTGGCCGCCAGCGACAAGGCGGTGGCCATCTTGAAAAGCCATCCGGCCATGGGCGACGTCGCCCAGATCGATGGCTACAGCCTCATCGACGGCGGCGTGAAGGAGAACGCCGGGTTGGCCTTCGCGGCCTTGAAACCCATGGAAGAGCGCAAGGGGCAGCAGAACAGCGCCTTCGCGGTCATCGCCGATACCGGGCGCCAAATGGCCGGCCTCAAAGAGACCATCGCCTTTCCCATCAATCCGCCCTCCATCCCCGGCCTGGGAACCACGGGCGGATTCGAGTTTTACATTCAAAACCGCGGCGGTCACTCCGCCCAGGACCTTCAACGGGTGGCGCGCCTGTTCATGGCCAAGAGCCGGGAACGCGCCGAGCTGAGCGCCGTCTCTTCGACCTTTTCAGCCGCCCAGCAACAGATCTTTCTCGATCTGGACCGCCAACGCGCCGAACTGCTTGGAGTGCCGGTCTCAACCGTGTTCGAAACCCTGCAAACCTATTTCGGCTCTTCGGCGGTGGGACAGTTCGTCGAATACGGCCGCATCTGGCAGGTCATTTTGCAGGCCGATCCCCAGTTCCGCGATTCACCGGCAGACTTTGCGCAGATCCATGTCAACACAACGGGCGGCGATACCATCCCGCTGTCGGCGGTGGCCCGGATTCAATATGTGGCCGGCCCTAACCTGTTGACCCGTTTCAACGGATTTCCAGCGGCCAAACTCACCGGCAGCCAGGCACCGGGATACAGCTCCGGCCAGGCCATCGCGGCCATGGAGCGTGTGGCCCGGGAGGTGTTGCCTGAAGGATATGGATTCGCCTGGTCGGGCCAGGCATTCGAAGAAAAGAAGGCCGGCGGCGCTTCGGCGATGGCCTTTGTGTTCGGCATCGTGATGGTGTTCCTGGTGCTGGCGGCCCAGTATGAACGCTGGTCGCTCCCCCTGGGCGTCGTCCTGGCGGTACCCTTTGCCGTGGGTGGCGCGCTGCTGTTGACCTGGCTGTTGAAACTTCAGAACGATGTCTACTTTCAAGTGGGTCTGGTCACCCTGGTGGGCCTGGCGGCCAAAAATGCCATTTTGATCATCGAGTTTGCCTCAGAGAACCTGCGCTCCGGCATGCCGACGGGCGAGGCGGCCATCGAGGCGGCGCGGCTCCGCTTGCGGCCCATCGTGATGACCTCCCTGGCGTTCATTCTCGGTTGCGTGCCCATGGCCTTGGCTACCGGGGCCGGCGCCAACAGCCTGCGCGCCATCGGCACCGGCGTAATCGGCGGCATGCTCGCCTCCACGGTGGTGGCTTCACTATTCGTGCCGCTGTTCTTCGTTCTCTTGACGCGCCTTTCGGGCACCGGCAAGAGATCCGCTCCCGCCGCTAAAGACGCGGAGCCTTCCAAGGAGGTCGCCTCTCATGCGTGA
- a CDS encoding 4-hydroxyphenylacetate 3-hydroxylase N-terminal domain-containing protein — protein sequence MLRTKEAYHEKLFAMRPNIFIGGERVGRDDPRLRPGINVLDITFDLAQDPEWKKLATAVSSVTGEEINRWAHLPQNPYDLIQKQKLIRLGARRAGGCIQRCMGHDAINALAICTKEMDLANGSDYHQRFLNYLKVYHGKDLDGCCAQTDSKGDRMKRPSEQQDPDAYLHIVEEKKDGIVVSGFKMSITQAPYADEIIALPTRALGESDRDFAVAFAVPADIEGLSLITRPVWLRDKDNPEAGPFCRYGVSDCIVFFNKVFVPKERVFMCGEWQFGRRLALLFADSHRHSYSGCKPAVSDILCGAAALAAEANNVAKASHIKEKLSEFAGAAELAYAAGIAAAIYGEKTASGVFFPNEIYANVGRRLTGETIYHEYNLLTEIAGGIAVTMPFNGDFEKGENKEALERFIVRNPNLSPEASRKIWQFVENVGASSMASWYKIAGVHGGGSPIMETIALNIGYDFEDKKSVARYLAGISDSLDDSKMRDMEPYAFEND from the coding sequence ATGCTGCGAACCAAGGAAGCCTACCATGAAAAGCTGTTTGCCATGCGGCCCAACATCTTCATCGGCGGCGAGCGTGTCGGAAGGGACGATCCGCGTCTACGCCCGGGAATCAACGTGCTCGACATCACCTTCGACCTGGCGCAGGATCCGGAGTGGAAAAAATTGGCGACGGCCGTCTCATCGGTCACCGGAGAAGAGATCAACCGATGGGCCCATCTTCCCCAGAACCCCTACGATCTGATCCAGAAGCAGAAGCTGATTCGGCTCGGCGCCCGCCGGGCGGGCGGCTGCATCCAACGGTGCATGGGCCATGATGCCATCAACGCTCTGGCCATCTGCACCAAGGAGATGGACCTGGCCAACGGCAGCGATTATCACCAGCGCTTTTTAAACTACCTGAAGGTCTACCACGGCAAGGATCTGGATGGCTGCTGCGCCCAGACCGACAGTAAAGGGGACCGGATGAAACGGCCCAGCGAACAGCAGGATCCCGATGCCTATCTGCACATTGTCGAGGAGAAAAAGGACGGCATCGTGGTGTCCGGCTTCAAAATGTCGATCACCCAAGCCCCGTATGCCGATGAGATCATCGCCCTGCCGACCCGGGCCCTGGGAGAGTCTGACCGGGATTTCGCGGTGGCCTTTGCCGTGCCGGCCGATATCGAAGGTCTGAGCCTGATTACCCGTCCGGTATGGCTGCGGGACAAAGACAACCCCGAAGCCGGCCCGTTCTGCCGCTATGGCGTGTCCGACTGCATCGTGTTTTTCAACAAGGTGTTCGTGCCCAAAGAGAGGGTGTTCATGTGCGGCGAATGGCAGTTCGGCCGGCGGCTGGCGCTGCTGTTTGCCGATTCCCACCGCCACAGCTACAGCGGGTGCAAGCCTGCGGTGTCCGACATCTTGTGTGGGGCCGCGGCGTTGGCCGCCGAAGCGAACAACGTCGCCAAGGCCAGCCACATCAAGGAAAAGCTCTCCGAATTCGCCGGTGCCGCAGAACTGGCCTACGCGGCCGGAATTGCAGCGGCCATCTATGGCGAAAAGACCGCCAGCGGCGTCTTCTTCCCCAACGAAATTTATGCCAACGTGGGACGGCGACTCACCGGAGAGACCATCTATCACGAGTATAACCTGTTGACGGAAATCGCGGGCGGTATCGCCGTCACCATGCCCTTCAACGGCGATTTCGAAAAAGGAGAAAACAAAGAGGCGTTGGAACGATTTATCGTCAGAAATCCCAACCTCTCCCCGGAAGCGTCCCGCAAGATCTGGCAATTTGTCGAGAACGTGGGTGCTTCGAGCATGGCGTCGTGGTACAAGATCGCCGGCGTTCACGGAGGGGGCTCTCCGATCATGGAAACCATCGCCTTGAATATCGGCTACGATTTTGAAGACAAAAAGAGCGTGGCCCGTTATCTGGCCGGTATCTCAGATTCCCTTGACGACTCCAAGATGCGGGATATGGAACCGTATGCTTTTGAAAACGATTGA
- a CDS encoding transglutaminase-like domain-containing protein, producing the protein MNSNLAQYLQATEIIDFHHPTVKAFVHKRIQGASTPRQQAVKLYYGVRDEIRYDPYSIDLSVKGLRASTTLENGRGWCVPKAALLAACCRSLGIPVKLGYADVRNHLSTARMREQMKTDIFLWHGYATILLDDKWVKATPAFNIELCHRFQLKPLEFDGTFDSIYHPFDLLGNRHMEYLRDRGEFADVPLDQIIKDFYRTYGSPQQLCAFDFQKDIEQENPLGR; encoded by the coding sequence GTGAATTCGAATTTAGCGCAGTATCTACAGGCCACAGAAATCATCGATTTTCACCATCCGACGGTCAAGGCCTTCGTTCATAAGCGAATTCAAGGTGCTTCAACGCCACGGCAGCAGGCTGTGAAGCTCTATTACGGCGTCAGGGATGAAATAAGGTATGATCCATACAGCATCGACCTTTCGGTCAAAGGATTGCGGGCGAGCACCACTTTGGAAAATGGCCGGGGATGGTGCGTGCCCAAGGCGGCTTTGCTGGCGGCATGCTGCCGGAGTCTGGGCATTCCGGTCAAACTGGGTTACGCTGATGTCAGAAATCATCTCTCCACCGCCCGTATGCGCGAGCAAATGAAGACAGACATTTTTTTGTGGCATGGCTATGCCACGATCCTTCTGGATGACAAATGGGTGAAGGCAACGCCTGCTTTCAACATTGAACTCTGCCACCGGTTTCAACTCAAACCCCTCGAATTTGACGGGACCTTCGATTCGATCTACCACCCCTTCGACCTGCTCGGAAACAGGCACATGGAGTATTTGCGGGACCGCGGTGAATTTGCCGACGTCCCCCTCGATCAAATCATCAAAGATTTCTATCGCACCTACGGCTCGCCCCAGCAATTGTGCGCCTTTGATTTCCAAAAGGACATCGAACAGGAGAATCCTTTGGGGCGATGA